A single Providencia manganoxydans DNA region contains:
- the yihA gene encoding ribosome biogenesis GTP-binding protein YihA/YsxC, producing MAIKNHNYHMAKFVISAPDIRHLPKDTGIEVAFAGRSNAGKSSALNALTQQKSLARTSKTPGRTQLINLFEVEEGIRLVDLPGYGYAEVPEEMKRKWQKALGEYLQKRECIKGLVVLMDIRHPLKDLDMQMIEWSIAMEVPVLVLLTKADKLASGARKKQLMEVRQTLEPLGGDVEVEYFSALKKIGIDKLRIKLDSWYSTQA from the coding sequence ATGGCAATTAAAAATCATAATTATCACATGGCAAAATTTGTCATCAGTGCACCCGATATCCGTCATCTACCTAAAGATACGGGTATAGAAGTTGCCTTTGCAGGCCGCTCCAATGCAGGAAAATCCAGTGCACTAAATGCACTAACCCAACAAAAAAGTTTAGCACGTACCAGTAAAACGCCAGGGCGAACACAACTTATCAACCTATTTGAGGTTGAAGAAGGGATTCGTTTAGTCGATTTGCCGGGTTACGGCTATGCCGAAGTTCCTGAAGAAATGAAGCGCAAATGGCAAAAAGCGCTTGGTGAGTACCTACAAAAAAGAGAATGTATCAAAGGGCTGGTTGTACTGATGGATATACGTCATCCATTGAAAGATCTGGATATGCAAATGATCGAATGGTCGATTGCGATGGAAGTCCCTGTTTTGGTATTGCTCACTAAAGCAGATAAACTCGCTTCTGGCGCCAGAAAAAAACAGCTAATGGAAGTTCGCCAAACACTTGAACCATTAGGTGGTGATGTTGAGGTTGAATATTTTTCTGCGCTGAAAAAGATTGGGATCGATAAACTGCGTATCAAACTCGATAGCTGGTATAGCACACAAGCCTAA